In Oscillatoria acuminata PCC 6304, a single window of DNA contains:
- a CDS encoding AbrB family transcriptional regulator: MSEIATTPLKGKALLQKVKELSHLPRRETAKRCGYYSKSKNEEYRVNLTDFYDAVLEARGIPLSPEGSKDGRGREATYRVSVHKNGQIVIGSTYTQSMGLKPGDEFEIKLGYKHIHLIQVDSSKNDFLNEDDEEFDEDDDD, translated from the coding sequence ATGAGTGAAATTGCTACAACCCCCCTTAAAGGAAAGGCGCTGCTTCAAAAAGTAAAAGAACTCTCGCACTTACCCCGCCGAGAAACCGCCAAGCGCTGCGGATACTACAGCAAGTCAAAAAATGAAGAGTACCGGGTAAACCTCACGGACTTTTATGATGCCGTGCTGGAAGCTCGTGGGATTCCCCTGAGTCCAGAGGGGTCAAAAGATGGTCGCGGTCGAGAGGCAACTTATCGAGTCAGCGTCCACAAAAACGGACAAATTGTCATTGGTTCAACTTATACCCAGTCAATGGGATTAAAGCCCGGTGATGAGTTTGAAATTAAACTGGGTTACAAGCACATCCACCTGATTCAGGTCGATAGCAGTAAAAATGACTTCCTCAACGAAGACGATGAGGAGTTCGACGAAGACGATGACGATTAG
- a CDS encoding MlaD family protein — MRSSRKLREGSIGLLLLAGLGLFGGLILWLRGVGLGRESYTLVVSFPNVAGMQVGGPVRYRGVSVGRIANIIPGTNGVDVELIVSPASLVIPNAVLIEANQGGLIGETWVDINPLQALPPQIIKTTTPLASDCNTELILCNRERLEGQIGVNFDELIRGSMRFTNLFSDPAFFANLNALVKNSTVATAEITQLSREINVLTQSVERELGIFSTAALQSASALNTAAGQIGNTANQVGAISTQLGRTVNQYGAIAGDIRAATNQIGATANQYGAIAGDIRTATNQITAISNRYGAIAGDLQRTVNQIGAAAEEYGAVAGTFGASADRISLTLDRVGGTVEGLGGTAGELNLTAADLRTLIGSVNELVATNRGTLVTTLNNINTTSEQLRISAQQITPIVARVEQQLNQFEDSQLLANLDTLSITANELAVNASAASANLAQFTDTAISPSNLLSLQQTLDSARATFQNVQKITSDLEELTGDPALFESIRNILLILGDLLSSTEQLEEHARFAMALAPLSHTVSDPSLQSQLFPPASEEQSPEQLDSAVPPRSASPGPNPDKLTARNR; from the coding sequence ATGCGTTCGTCACGAAAGCTGAGAGAAGGATCGATTGGTTTATTACTTTTGGCCGGTTTGGGATTATTTGGGGGCCTGATTTTATGGCTACGAGGGGTCGGATTAGGCCGCGAAAGCTATACCCTGGTTGTGTCATTCCCTAACGTTGCGGGAATGCAAGTGGGGGGGCCAGTACGCTACCGTGGTGTCAGCGTGGGCCGAATTGCCAATATTATCCCCGGAACCAATGGAGTGGATGTGGAGCTGATAGTGTCTCCAGCAAGCCTGGTGATTCCCAATGCCGTCTTAATTGAGGCGAATCAGGGGGGATTAATTGGCGAAACCTGGGTGGATATCAACCCCCTCCAGGCTTTACCCCCTCAAATTATTAAAACCACAACTCCCCTCGCCTCGGACTGCAATACAGAGTTAATTTTGTGCAATCGTGAGCGTCTTGAGGGACAGATTGGGGTGAATTTTGACGAACTGATTCGCGGTTCGATGCGGTTTACGAATTTATTTTCAGATCCAGCATTTTTTGCCAATTTGAATGCTTTGGTGAAAAACTCCACGGTTGCCACGGCTGAAATTACCCAACTCAGCCGGGAAATCAATGTCTTGACCCAATCGGTGGAAAGAGAGTTAGGAATTTTTTCCACTGCCGCCCTCCAATCGGCTTCGGCCCTGAATACCGCTGCTGGACAAATTGGCAATACCGCTAATCAGGTGGGGGCAATTTCTACTCAATTGGGGAGGACGGTGAATCAATATGGGGCGATCGCCGGGGATATCCGGGCCGCCACCAATCAAATTGGGGCCACAGCCAATCAATATGGGGCGATCGCCGGGGATATCCGCACCGCCACCAATCAAATTACCGCCATCTCCAATCGCTATGGGGCGATCGCTGGGGACCTGCAACGAACCGTCAATCAAATTGGTGCCGCCGCTGAGGAATATGGCGCAGTGGCCGGGACCTTTGGGGCCAGTGCCGACCGCATCAGTCTCACCCTCGATCGCGTCGGTGGCACCGTCGAGGGACTCGGCGGCACCGCTGGAGAACTCAACCTCACCGCTGCGGACCTCCGTACCCTGATTGGCAGTGTCAATGAACTCGTTGCCACCAATCGCGGCACCCTCGTCACCACCCTCAACAACATCAACACCACCAGCGAACAACTGCGAATCAGCGCGCAACAGATTACCCCCATCGTCGCCAGGGTCGAACAACAACTCAATCAATTTGAGGATTCTCAACTCTTAGCAAACCTAGATACCCTCTCCATTACCGCGAATGAACTCGCCGTCAATGCCTCTGCTGCCTCAGCCAATCTCGCCCAATTCACCGATACAGCCATTTCCCCGAGCAATCTGCTGTCATTACAACAAACCCTAGATTCAGCCCGCGCCACGTTCCAAAATGTCCAAAAAATTACCTCGGATTTGGAAGAGTTAACCGGCGATCCAGCTTTGTTTGAGAGTATCCGCAATATTTTGCTAATCCTTGGGGATCTGCTCTCTTCTACAGAACAACTGGAAGAACACGCTCGGTTTGCGATGGCTTTAGCACCACTTTCTCATACCGTCAGCGACCCTTCCTTACAGTCTCAACTCTTCCCCCCTGCTTCAGAGGAACAGAGCCCGGAACAGCTTGACTCCGCAGTTCCACCCCGGTCTGCATCTCCAGGCCCTAATCCGGATAAGCTCACGGCACGCAACCGTTGA
- a CDS encoding ABC transporter ATP-binding protein — protein sequence MSDPLIELKGVSKSFGRNVILNEVDLCIYRNEALSIIGPSGTGKSTILRIIAGLLQPDAGEVYVQGIRRDRWTDDLADPIGIGMVFQNAALFDSLNVDENVGFFLYEHSKLSRKQIRQLVTEKLEMVGLAGIGNKYPAELSGGMRKRVSFARAIMANPDDPTASPEVLLYDEPTAGLDPIASTVIEDLIRDLQAARGGCSTYVMVTHQDSTIRRTSDRIVFLFDGKVQWQGGIEEIDTTDNPLVRQFFSGSITGPIQLAG from the coding sequence ATGAGTGATCCGTTGATTGAATTGAAGGGAGTGTCTAAGTCCTTTGGGCGGAATGTGATTTTAAACGAAGTGGATTTATGCATCTACCGCAACGAGGCCCTCTCAATCATTGGACCCTCTGGGACTGGCAAATCGACAATTTTGCGGATTATTGCGGGATTGTTGCAGCCTGATGCTGGGGAAGTTTATGTGCAGGGAATTCGCCGCGATCGCTGGACCGATGATTTAGCTGATCCCATTGGCATTGGCATGGTCTTTCAGAATGCGGCCCTCTTTGATTCCTTAAACGTGGATGAAAATGTCGGATTTTTCCTCTACGAACACTCAAAATTATCCCGCAAGCAAATTCGACAACTGGTCACCGAGAAGCTAGAAATGGTAGGGTTGGCAGGAATCGGCAATAAATACCCGGCAGAACTGTCTGGAGGGATGCGAAAGCGGGTGAGTTTTGCCCGGGCGATTATGGCGAATCCAGATGACCCCACCGCCAGTCCCGAAGTGTTGCTCTATGATGAGCCGACGGCGGGGTTAGATCCGATCGCCTCTACGGTGATTGAAGATTTAATCCGAGATTTACAGGCGGCCCGAGGCGGCTGTAGCACCTATGTAATGGTCACGCACCAAGATAGCACCATTCGCCGAACCTCTGATCGGATCGTGTTTTTATTTGATGGGAAAGTGCAGTGGCAAGGTGGAATTGAGGAGATTGACACCACAGATAACCCCTTAGTCCGACAATTTTTCAGTGGGAGCATTACCGGACCAATTCAACTAGCGGGTTGA
- a CDS encoding gluconeogenesis factor YvcK family protein: protein MSIGLLKQAFHALKPDPLFRRGMRFNHWFKWLAPGLFVKRWLLLSAVGVLLTLLGLAIWVKLTPIFFAIQLTEKTLTQLATVIPSYISGPFVLLFGIFFILWGQTRTVGSITEVLRPGAEDELIDVLLHHRKLNRGAKIVVVGGGTGLSTLLRGLKTYSANITAIVTVADDGGSSGRLRRENGVLPPGDIRNCLAALADEEKLLTELFQYRFKAGNGLTGHSFGNLFLTAMSDISGDLERAIATSSKVLAVRGQVLPSTLCDVNLWAELADGRRIEGESSITEANGKIVKIGCTPANPPPLPKAIQAIREADFIILGPGSLYTSVIPNLLVPEIAEEIAKRNVPKIYVCNIMTQPGETDGYTVADHIKAIDLACGLKLFSSVLVQQQMPSAQSLIRYSQDNSHPVYVDRPKITELGRSVVFANVMQEDRETGYVRHDHQLLAQVLLRWYAHVHIKSSAGILSPAR from the coding sequence ATGTCAATTGGTTTACTCAAACAAGCGTTCCATGCCCTCAAGCCGGATCCCCTGTTCCGACGAGGGATGCGATTTAACCATTGGTTTAAATGGTTAGCCCCTGGATTATTCGTCAAACGCTGGCTGCTCTTAAGTGCAGTTGGGGTCTTATTAACCCTGCTGGGTTTGGCAATCTGGGTTAAACTGACCCCGATTTTTTTCGCGATTCAGTTGACTGAAAAAACACTCACCCAACTGGCGACGGTGATTCCCAGCTATATCAGCGGTCCGTTTGTCCTCCTGTTTGGGATTTTCTTTATTCTCTGGGGCCAAACTCGCACCGTGGGCTCGATTACGGAAGTGTTAAGACCCGGTGCCGAGGATGAGTTAATTGATGTCCTGCTGCATCACCGGAAGTTAAATCGAGGCGCGAAAATTGTGGTGGTTGGAGGTGGCACGGGTCTTTCTACCCTACTCCGGGGACTCAAGACTTATAGTGCTAACATTACTGCGATCGTCACCGTAGCCGATGATGGCGGGTCTTCGGGACGGCTGCGCCGAGAAAATGGGGTGTTGCCTCCGGGAGATATTCGCAACTGTTTAGCGGCCCTAGCTGATGAGGAAAAGTTATTAACGGAACTGTTTCAATACCGTTTTAAGGCGGGAAATGGGCTGACGGGGCACAGTTTTGGGAATCTCTTTCTGACGGCGATGAGTGATATTAGTGGGGATTTGGAACGGGCGATCGCCACCAGTTCCAAGGTTCTCGCGGTCCGGGGTCAAGTCCTCCCCTCTACTCTATGCGATGTCAATCTCTGGGCAGAGTTGGCCGATGGTCGTCGCATTGAGGGAGAATCCAGTATTACCGAAGCCAATGGCAAAATTGTCAAAATTGGCTGCACTCCCGCTAATCCTCCCCCCCTGCCTAAAGCCATCCAAGCGATTCGTGAGGCGGATTTCATTATTTTAGGCCCGGGAAGTCTCTACACCAGCGTGATTCCCAATCTATTAGTGCCGGAAATTGCCGAAGAAATTGCCAAGCGCAATGTTCCTAAAATCTATGTCTGCAATATCATGACCCAACCGGGGGAAACCGATGGCTACACCGTTGCGGATCATATTAAAGCGATTGATCTCGCTTGTGGATTAAAACTATTTAGTTCGGTGCTGGTGCAACAGCAAATGCCTTCGGCTCAATCCTTAATTCGCTATTCCCAAGATAACTCTCATCCCGTGTATGTCGATCGCCCCAAAATTACTGAACTGGGCCGGAGTGTAGTGTTTGCCAATGTGATGCAGGAGGACCGGGAAACGGGTTATGTCCGTCATGATCATCAACTCTTGGCCCAGGTGTTGCTCCGCTGGTACGCTCACGTTCATATTAAAAGCAGTGCTGGGATCCTCTCTCCCGCCCGCTAG
- a CDS encoding bifunctional alanine racemase/tRNA (adenosine(37)-N6)-threonylcarbamoyltransferase complex ATPase subunit type 1 TsaE — MSQSILKLVLPDADATKSLGFTLGQRCLPGTTILLEGDLGAGKTTLVQGIGSGLAIAESIVSPTFTLIVEYLEGRIPLYHLDLYRLDPTEVSGLNLESYWEGTETEPGLVAIEWAERLPYKPDDYLRLVLTHQEQGRQAELIPVGDFNLNVLMPLPRE, encoded by the coding sequence ATGAGTCAATCCATTCTTAAATTAGTGTTGCCCGATGCAGATGCGACGAAATCTCTAGGCTTCACCCTCGGACAACGCTGCCTTCCCGGGACCACAATTTTACTCGAAGGAGATTTAGGTGCGGGTAAAACCACCCTGGTGCAAGGGATTGGGTCCGGTTTAGCGATCGCTGAATCTATTGTTAGTCCCACCTTTACCTTAATTGTGGAATATCTGGAAGGGCGCATCCCCCTTTATCATTTGGACCTCTACCGTTTGGACCCCACTGAAGTCTCAGGACTGAATCTGGAGAGTTACTGGGAAGGGACTGAGACGGAACCGGGTCTGGTGGCGATCGAATGGGCAGAACGCTTACCCTACAAGCCTGATGATTATTTACGCCTGGTCCTGACTCATCAGGAACAGGGCCGCCAAGCCGAATTAATCCCCGTTGGGGACTTTAATTTGAATGTGCTGATGCCTTTGCCCAGAGAGTAA
- a CDS encoding dihydroorotase — protein sequence MRDHLLIRQARILQPDGEFLQGDVLIQEGKIRQIGPNIPGLDANPDPDAHLEVIDAVGLTLLPGVIDPQVHFREPGLEYKEDLFTASCACARGGVTSFLEMPNTRPLTTTQATLDDKLARGARSSLVNYGFFIGATAEHLPDLVEAHPACGIKIFMGSMKGPLLVDDQEALEAIFSQGDRLIAVHAEDRTRIEERRQQFSSRTDPAVHSEIQDTQAALIATKRALSLSKKYQRRLHILHLSTGDEALLLREDKPSWVTAEVTPQHLLLNTSAYDTIGTLAQMNPPLRSPRDNEILWQALLDGVIDFIATDHAPHTLEEKAQGYPNTPSGMPGVETSLPLMLTQAMQGRCTVPQVAHWMSTAVAKGYGIPNKGAIAPGYDADLVLVDLNTYRPVLREEVVSKCGWNPFEGWSLTGWPVVTIVGGQVVYDHGKLNTDIRGKALSFVRMG from the coding sequence ATGAGAGACCATTTATTAATCCGACAAGCCCGGATTTTACAGCCCGATGGAGAATTTTTACAGGGTGATGTCCTGATCCAAGAGGGCAAAATCCGCCAGATTGGACCGAATATTCCGGGTTTGGATGCTAATCCCGACCCTGACGCTCATTTGGAGGTGATTGACGCGGTTGGGCTGACTTTGTTGCCTGGGGTAATCGATCCCCAGGTTCATTTCCGGGAACCGGGACTCGAATATAAGGAAGACCTGTTTACAGCCAGTTGCGCCTGTGCCCGGGGGGGGGTGACTTCCTTCTTGGAGATGCCCAATACGCGACCCTTGACCACCACCCAGGCGACTCTGGATGATAAATTGGCTCGGGGCGCTCGTTCGTCCTTAGTGAATTATGGCTTTTTTATTGGGGCAACAGCAGAGCATTTACCGGATTTGGTGGAAGCGCATCCCGCCTGTGGGATTAAAATTTTTATGGGGTCGATGAAGGGTCCGTTGTTGGTGGATGATCAGGAGGCATTGGAGGCAATTTTTAGTCAGGGCGATCGCCTGATTGCTGTCCATGCCGAGGACCGCACCCGCATCGAGGAACGCCGTCAACAATTTAGCAGTCGCACGGATCCCGCAGTCCATTCGGAAATTCAGGATACTCAAGCTGCCTTAATCGCCACCAAGCGCGCTTTAAGCCTCTCTAAAAAATATCAACGCCGCCTGCATATTTTGCATCTCTCCACCGGAGATGAAGCCCTGCTGTTGCGTGAAGATAAACCCAGTTGGGTGACTGCCGAAGTCACCCCCCAACATCTGCTGCTGAATACTAGTGCTTACGACACCATCGGCACCCTGGCGCAGATGAATCCCCCCTTGCGATCGCCCCGGGATAACGAAATTCTCTGGCAAGCCCTCCTGGATGGGGTGATTGATTTTATTGCCACGGACCATGCCCCTCATACCCTAGAAGAAAAAGCCCAAGGTTATCCCAATACCCCTTCGGGAATGCCCGGAGTGGAAACCTCCCTGCCTCTGATGCTGACTCAAGCCATGCAGGGACGCTGCACTGTCCCCCAAGTCGCCCACTGGATGTCCACTGCCGTTGCCAAAGGCTATGGAATCCCCAACAAAGGGGCGATCGCCCCGGGTTACGATGCGGATTTAGTCCTGGTGGATTTAAACACCTATCGTCCCGTATTGCGGGAAGAAGTGGTCAGCAAATGTGGCTGGAATCCCTTCGAGGGCTGGAGCCTCACCGGATGGCCTGTGGTAACCATTGTGGGGGGTCAAGTGGTGTATGATCACGGAAAACTCAACACTGATATTCGGGGCAAAGCCTTATCGTTTGTGCGTATGGGATGA
- the lepB gene encoding signal peptidase I, with translation MTRAKETVSDINSQEIPPKNLQPNPENPWVEALKTIGLSAILAIGIRHFVAEARYIPSGSMLPTLEINDRLIVDKLSYRFTSPERGDIVVFYPTQTLQEQNFKDAFIKRVIGLPGETVEVRGERVYINNIPIRERYIEEGPNYQYGPEIVPDDQYLVLGDNRNNSYDSHYWGFVPRDKIIGRAVIRFWPPNRMGELNPQPVYIQEAEEE, from the coding sequence ATGACTCGTGCAAAAGAAACCGTGTCTGATATAAATTCTCAGGAAATTCCCCCTAAAAATCTCCAACCGAATCCAGAAAATCCTTGGGTTGAAGCACTTAAAACAATTGGCTTGAGTGCGATTTTAGCAATCGGGATTCGTCACTTTGTGGCAGAAGCACGCTACATCCCCTCCGGTTCGATGCTACCGACCCTGGAAATTAACGATCGCCTGATTGTGGATAAGTTGAGCTATCGCTTCACAAGTCCAGAGCGAGGTGATATTGTCGTGTTTTATCCCACGCAAACCCTACAAGAACAAAATTTTAAAGATGCTTTTATCAAGCGGGTGATCGGCCTGCCTGGGGAAACGGTGGAGGTCAGAGGGGAACGAGTTTACATTAATAATATTCCCATCAGGGAACGCTATATTGAAGAAGGACCGAATTACCAATATGGGCCAGAAATTGTTCCTGATGATCAATATTTAGTCCTCGGGGATAATCGCAATAATAGCTACGATAGTCATTACTGGGGTTTCGTCCCTCGGGATAAAATTATCGGTCGTGCAGTGATTCGGTTCTGGCCCCCTAATCGCATGGGAGAATTGAATCCACAGCCGGTCTATATCCAAGAGGCTGAAGAGGAGTAG
- a CDS encoding sensor histidine kinase, with the protein MSNQPHSELSKPVFFEGSYRDLRVESTLGELPLFDFQVDVTRRCDDIVRTFEKYPLLTGVILREAGEFVGMISRQRLLEYLIRPRASELFLNAPLLMLYSYARTQIMLLSSETTIVQAARQALRRSPELLGEPLVVQTSADNYLLLNIHELNLAYWQIRGIETQLRFEQIQAQLVQTDKMASLGRLVDGVAHEILDPVGFIWGNLTYVTSYSEELMELVAVYEKYLPESVPEIEDLQEEIEYDFLKEDLPRAIASLKNGADRLKQLATSLQNFCHIDEVYPKPADIHACIDSVLLLLKSRMSGEIEIIKNYGHLPPISCYASQLNQVFINILSKTIDGLIHEAVHQKFSLEFSEAGFRAKPQPDPTRSKILISTELISRPALMPTQPDSRWVSIKISDNGLGIPQATINEILASFGMSKLAEKETSFAVSYWIVTAKHGGELYLRSRTLNAEDLPPDIGTEFEILLPGI; encoded by the coding sequence GTGTCAAATCAACCCCATTCTGAACTATCGAAGCCTGTATTTTTTGAAGGAAGTTATCGAGATCTGCGCGTCGAATCAACCCTAGGAGAATTACCCCTGTTTGATTTTCAGGTGGATGTCACCCGCCGCTGCGATGATATCGTTCGCACTTTTGAAAAATATCCCCTTCTGACTGGGGTGATTTTGCGAGAGGCGGGAGAATTTGTCGGGATGATATCTCGACAGCGACTGCTAGAATATTTGATTCGTCCGCGCGCGAGTGAGTTGTTTTTAAATGCTCCCTTGCTCATGCTTTACAGCTACGCTCGGACTCAAATTATGCTATTAAGTTCTGAGACAACGATTGTCCAAGCGGCAAGACAGGCATTACGGCGATCGCCTGAATTATTAGGGGAACCCTTGGTGGTCCAAACCAGTGCCGATAACTATTTATTACTCAATATTCATGAATTGAACCTCGCCTATTGGCAAATTCGCGGCATTGAAACTCAATTGCGGTTTGAACAGATTCAAGCACAACTGGTACAAACGGATAAAATGGCAAGTTTGGGCCGGTTGGTTGATGGGGTGGCGCATGAAATTCTCGATCCAGTGGGATTTATTTGGGGAAATTTAACCTACGTTACCAGCTATTCTGAAGAGTTAATGGAATTGGTGGCCGTTTATGAAAAATATTTACCCGAGTCGGTGCCAGAAATCGAGGACCTCCAGGAAGAAATTGAATATGATTTTTTAAAAGAAGACTTACCTCGGGCGATCGCCAGTCTCAAAAATGGAGCAGACCGCTTAAAACAGTTAGCCACTAGCTTACAAAACTTTTGTCATATTGATGAAGTTTATCCCAAGCCTGCTGATATTCATGCCTGTATTGATAGTGTTTTATTGCTGCTCAAAAGCCGCATGAGTGGCGAAATTGAAATTATAAAAAATTACGGCCATCTCCCCCCTATCTCCTGTTACGCCTCTCAACTCAATCAGGTCTTTATTAATATCCTCAGCAAAACCATTGATGGATTAATTCACGAAGCCGTCCATCAAAAATTTTCTTTGGAGTTCAGTGAAGCGGGCTTTCGAGCCAAACCGCAACCGGACCCCACTCGGTCGAAAATCTTAATCTCTACCGAATTGATATCCCGACCGGCTTTAATGCCGACCCAGCCAGATTCTCGATGGGTTTCAATTAAAATATCGGACAATGGATTGGGAATTCCTCAAGCTACAATTAATGAAATTTTAGCCTCCTTTGGAATGTCTAAATTGGCTGAAAAAGAAACCAGCTTTGCGGTGAGTTATTGGATTGTCACCGCCAAACATGGGGGAGAGCTTTATCTGCGATCGCGCACCCTGAATGCAGAGGATTTACCCCCAGATATTGGCACTGAGTTTGAAATTCTCTTGCCCGGGATTTAA